Proteins from one Salaquimonas pukyongi genomic window:
- a CDS encoding NAD(P)-binding domain-containing protein: MLKVLKQTQHNVAAHARDDDLGAAVADAEIVILATPYGAAAELAKVADFTGKLVIDVSNPVTADYSGFKSAMKPRPQKRSLLC, translated from the coding sequence TTGCTCAAGGTCCTGAAGCAAACACAACACAATGTCGCCGCTCATGCCCGTGACGATGACCTTGGCGCGGCGGTTGCCGATGCCGAGATCGTGATTCTGGCCACGCCATATGGGGCCGCTGCCGAGCTGGCAAAAGTGGCTGATTTCACCGGCAAACTGGTAATCGATGTGTCCAATCCGGTCACCGCGGATTACTCGGGCTTCAAGTCGGCCATGAAACCTCGGCCGCAGAAGAGATCGCTGCTCTGCTGA
- a CDS encoding winged helix-turn-helix transcriptional regulator yields MTKPIRSGCPINLTLETLGDSWSLIVIRDIMFGNRRHYRDLLNNSLEGIASNILADRLKKLVAAGLLSTSPDPDHKQKTIYSLTEAAIQLVPMLAQMGAWGRRFTPATRELSIRAQLLEEGGPELWEAYMAELRSIHLGEQKPDRSVLAELKAAYEAECALTDVGQKE; encoded by the coding sequence ATGACCAAGCCCATCCGGTCCGGATGCCCGATCAATCTGACGCTAGAGACGCTCGGCGACAGTTGGAGTCTGATCGTCATCCGCGACATCATGTTCGGTAATCGCAGGCACTACCGGGATCTGCTCAACAACTCGCTTGAAGGCATCGCCTCGAACATCCTGGCGGACCGGCTGAAAAAGTTGGTTGCAGCCGGATTGCTGTCGACCAGCCCGGATCCCGATCATAAGCAGAAGACGATCTACAGTTTGACCGAAGCGGCCATCCAGTTGGTGCCAATGCTCGCCCAGATGGGCGCCTGGGGCCGGCGGTTCACCCCGGCGACGCGGGAATTGTCGATCCGCGCGCAGTTGCTCGAAGAGGGCGGGCCGGAGTTGTGGGAGGCGTATATGGCCGAACTGCGCAGCATCCATCTCGGGGAACAGAAGCCCGATCGATCCGTGCTGGCGGAATTGAAGGCGGCTTATGAGGCCGAGTGCGCGCTGACTGATGTCGGCCAGAAGGAATAG
- the ygiD gene encoding 4,5-DOPA dioxygenase extradiol has translation MNTEQTLSNLRSTLSPSDRMPLVFLGHGNPMNAITDTTFSRAWADLGRTLPRPQAILVVSAHWVTRRTTLVNVSNMPRTIHDFYGFPEALYDQQYPAPGQPDLAREVVTLLASHHAEEDEIWGLDHGAWTVLKHLYPEADIPVFQVSIDISRDLDYQLEIGRTLSQLRDRGVLVLGSGNVVHNLGAIRPGGKPLDFALEFDTLFADRLTGRDFAALTDREALGSLLKAAHPSMDHYLPALTVAGASDTRDDLTFMTDTIDLGSLSMRSFVFHGR, from the coding sequence ATGAATACAGAACAAACACTCAGCAACCTTCGCAGCACTCTGTCGCCGTCCGACCGGATGCCGTTGGTGTTCCTCGGTCATGGCAACCCGATGAATGCGATTACAGACACTACTTTCAGCCGCGCCTGGGCGGATCTTGGCCGCACTCTACCGCGTCCTCAGGCGATCCTTGTTGTTTCCGCACACTGGGTGACCCGGAGAACCACACTGGTCAACGTGTCGAACATGCCGCGCACGATCCATGATTTCTATGGCTTCCCCGAGGCCCTGTATGACCAGCAGTATCCCGCGCCTGGCCAGCCCGATCTGGCCCGCGAGGTTGTGACGCTACTGGCCAGCCACCACGCCGAAGAGGACGAAATCTGGGGTCTTGACCATGGCGCATGGACGGTGTTGAAGCATCTTTACCCGGAAGCCGATATTCCTGTTTTCCAAGTCTCCATTGATATCAGCCGGGACCTCGACTATCAGCTTGAAATTGGCCGCACACTGTCGCAACTGCGTGACCGCGGCGTGCTGGTCCTTGGCTCTGGCAATGTGGTTCACAATCTGGGCGCCATCCGTCCCGGCGGCAAGCCGCTGGATTTCGCGCTGGAATTCGATACTCTTTTCGCAGATCGCCTTACCGGCCGTGACTTCGCGGCACTGACCGATCGCGAAGCGTTGGGTTCGCTGTTGAAGGCTGCCCACCCGTCGATGGATCATTACTTGCCGGCCCTGACCGTCGCTGGTGCGTCTGATACCCGTGATGATCTGACATTCATGACCGATACGATCGATCTCGGCTCGTTGTCGATGCGCTCCTTCGTATTCCACGGCCGCTGA
- a CDS encoding HipA N-terminal domain-containing protein, with protein MPEAIVALGEVKRVVGRLRFETDGRHQHSQFEYAAEWLASPDRFALSPGLPLREDVLRAQGARSISLDLSASNGHSCGCSFGPSPDH; from the coding sequence ATGCCCGAAGCCATCGTTGCTCTCGGAGAAGTCAAGCGGGTGGTCGGGCGGTTGCGGTTCGAGACCGACGGTCGGCACCAGCATTCGCAGTTCGAATATGCCGCCGAGTGGCTGGCGTCGCCGGACCGCTTCGCGCTCTCTCCCGGCCTGCCTCTGCGCGAGGATGTTCTCCGCGCTCAAGGCGCTCGATCAATATCTCTCGACCTTTCGGCGTCAAACGGGCATTCTTGTGGATGTTCATTCGGTCCCTCTCCTGATCACTGA